A genome region from Geodermatophilus bullaregiensis includes the following:
- a CDS encoding TerD family protein — protein MGVQQMGVSLSKGGNVSLTKEAPGLTAVNVGLGWDVNTFAGGDFDLDASAIMIGPEGKVTPDDSGFVFFNNLRSPDGSVVHVGDNLTGQGEGDDEVIQVDLASVPPNCQKIVFPVSIYDADSRKQNFGAVRNAFIRVVNQANGSEIARYDLTEDASVETAMVFGELYRNGAEWKFRAVGQGYASGLRGIAQDFGVNVG, from the coding sequence ATGGGAGTCCAACAGATGGGTGTCAGCCTCTCCAAGGGCGGGAACGTCTCGCTGACCAAGGAGGCGCCGGGTCTCACCGCGGTCAACGTCGGCCTCGGCTGGGACGTCAACACGTTCGCCGGTGGCGACTTCGACCTCGACGCGTCGGCGATCATGATCGGCCCCGAGGGCAAGGTCACCCCCGACGACTCGGGCTTCGTCTTCTTCAACAACCTGCGCAGCCCCGACGGCTCGGTGGTGCACGTCGGTGACAACCTCACCGGCCAGGGCGAGGGCGACGACGAGGTCATCCAGGTCGACCTGGCCTCCGTCCCGCCGAACTGTCAGAAGATCGTCTTCCCGGTCTCGATCTACGACGCCGACAGCCGCAAGCAGAACTTCGGCGCCGTCCGCAACGCCTTCATCCGCGTGGTCAACCAGGCCAACGGCTCGGAGATCGCCCGCTACGACCTGACCGAGGACGCCTCGGTGGAGACGGCCATGGTCTTCGGCGAGCTCTACCGCAACGGTGCCGAGTGGAAGTTCCGCGCCGTGGGCCAGGGCTACGCCTCCGGCCTGCGCGGCATCGCGCAGGACTTCGGCGTCAACGTCGGCTGA
- a CDS encoding TerD family protein: MVDYTRRPSAPPAAPAGGVSLSKVTLTKGAPSVSLTKGHGAGGQMRVNLNWESGRRGLFSKGSAVDLDLGCLWETADGRKGVVQALGNAFGALDRPPYVLLDGDDRSGARSGGENLVVNLDHLDAIRRVLVFAYIYEGAPDWAAANGVVTLYPQGAAPIEVRLDEHAAGARSCAIALLTNSGGALTVQREIRYLRGVQRDLDSAYGWGLDWTSGRK; encoded by the coding sequence GTGGTCGACTACACCCGCCGACCGTCCGCCCCACCCGCAGCCCCCGCCGGCGGCGTGAGCCTGTCGAAGGTGACGCTCACCAAGGGCGCGCCGTCGGTCTCGCTGACCAAGGGCCACGGGGCCGGCGGGCAGATGCGGGTCAACCTCAACTGGGAGTCCGGCCGCCGGGGTCTGTTCTCCAAGGGCAGCGCCGTGGACCTCGACCTCGGCTGCCTGTGGGAGACCGCCGACGGCCGCAAGGGCGTCGTGCAGGCGCTGGGCAACGCCTTCGGCGCACTCGACCGGCCGCCCTACGTGCTGCTCGACGGCGACGACCGCTCCGGCGCGAGGAGCGGCGGGGAGAACCTCGTCGTCAACCTCGACCACCTCGACGCGATCCGCCGCGTCCTCGTGTTCGCCTACATCTACGAGGGCGCGCCCGACTGGGCCGCGGCCAACGGCGTCGTCACGCTGTACCCGCAGGGCGCCGCGCCCATCGAGGTCCGCCTCGACGAGCACGCCGCCGGCGCCCGCTCCTGCGCCATCGCGCTGCTGACCAACTCCGGCGGCGCGCTCACCGTGCAGCGCGAGATCCGCTACCTGCGCGGCGTGCAGCGCGACCTCGACAGCGCCTACGGCTGGGGCCTCGACTGGACGAGCGGGCGCAAGTGA
- a CDS encoding VWA domain-containing protein, protein MVHVLTRGGNVGLAQAGLTGPVVVTLTWTPAPGVDADLSAFLTTAAGRVRSDEDFVFYNQPAGAGGAVRHLGKSTRGGATVDQVRIDPAALPGDVEKVVIGASLDGAGTFGGLSGLAVEVAAEGGPPAVRCELAAGPETALVFAEVYRRGPEWKVRAVGQGFTDGLAGMATDVGVSIDDEPAAPPTPAPTPPPAPAPAAPPVSTEKRRLVDLEKKLAGSAPQLLSLVKTAGVSLEKRGLGEHTARVALVLDISGSMAALYRAGAVQRLAERVLALGLRFDDDGVVDVFLFGQDVHRPEPGLRLEGHQQYIADLSRQYPLEYDTRYGAAMAAVRQAYFGSSRERAEPQPAQVPVYVMFLTDGAPSDKSAATRQIRAASFEPVFWQFMGIGPERQFSYLQRLDDLEGRYTDNADFFAVSQDDLMGRRPISDDALFDRLMTEYPDWLRRARAQGLLR, encoded by the coding sequence GTGGTCCACGTCCTCACCCGCGGCGGCAACGTCGGCCTCGCGCAGGCCGGCCTGACCGGCCCCGTCGTCGTCACGCTGACCTGGACGCCGGCGCCCGGCGTCGACGCCGACCTCTCGGCGTTCCTCACCACCGCCGCCGGCCGGGTGCGCAGCGACGAGGACTTCGTCTTCTACAACCAGCCCGCCGGCGCCGGCGGCGCGGTGCGCCACCTCGGCAAGTCCACCCGCGGCGGCGCCACCGTCGACCAGGTCCGCATCGACCCGGCCGCGCTGCCCGGCGACGTCGAGAAGGTCGTCATCGGCGCCTCGCTCGACGGCGCGGGCACCTTCGGCGGGCTGTCCGGCCTCGCCGTCGAGGTGGCCGCCGAGGGCGGGCCGCCCGCCGTCCGGTGCGAGCTCGCAGCCGGCCCGGAGACCGCGCTGGTCTTCGCCGAGGTCTACCGCCGCGGACCGGAGTGGAAGGTCCGCGCCGTCGGCCAGGGCTTCACCGACGGCCTGGCCGGCATGGCCACCGACGTCGGCGTCAGCATCGACGACGAGCCCGCCGCGCCGCCCACCCCGGCACCCACCCCGCCGCCCGCGCCGGCCCCCGCCGCGCCCCCGGTCAGCACGGAGAAGCGCCGGCTGGTCGACCTCGAGAAGAAGCTGGCCGGCTCGGCGCCGCAGCTGCTCAGCCTGGTCAAGACCGCCGGCGTCAGCCTGGAGAAGCGCGGCCTGGGCGAGCACACCGCCCGCGTCGCGCTGGTCCTCGACATCTCCGGGTCGATGGCCGCCCTCTACCGGGCCGGCGCCGTGCAGCGGCTGGCCGAGCGGGTGCTGGCGTTGGGGCTGCGCTTCGACGACGACGGCGTGGTCGACGTCTTCCTCTTCGGGCAGGACGTGCACCGGCCCGAGCCGGGGCTGCGGCTGGAGGGCCACCAGCAGTACATCGCCGACCTGTCCCGGCAGTACCCGCTGGAGTACGACACCCGCTACGGCGCGGCGATGGCGGCCGTCCGGCAGGCCTACTTCGGCAGCAGCCGCGAGCGCGCCGAGCCGCAGCCGGCGCAGGTGCCGGTCTACGTCATGTTCCTCACCGACGGCGCCCCCAGCGACAAGTCGGCCGCGACCAGGCAGATCAGGGCGGCGTCGTTCGAGCCGGTGTTCTGGCAGTTCATGGGCATCGGCCCGGAGCGCCAGTTCTCCTACCTCCAGCGCCTCGACGACCTCGAGGGCCGCTACACCGACAACGCCGACTTCTTCGCCGTCTCCCAGGACGACCTCATGGGCCGCCGGCCGATCAGCGACGACGCGCTGTTCGACCGGCTCATGACCGAGTACCCCGACTGGCTCCGCCGGGCACGCGCCCAGGGCCTGCTCCGGTGA